From a single Dysidea avara chromosome 14, odDysAvar1.4, whole genome shotgun sequence genomic region:
- the LOC136245010 gene encoding uncharacterized protein produces MDVVREIDLSSDSDVSESSDVEIHDSSSDVCGELASSSSCTLLQTHQREETENASESDISTTQKRAQSLLDVLKCPQPSTLARKRAITTNNPPAGKRSCKSTNQRKAAASIKPKQRIDEFKGEHLCVSSGKLFCNACREEVNLKKSSVKNHIRSVKHKNGKDALNTKNKREKTIAEAIQQHNSEVHPRGETLPMEQQVHRVKVVESFLRAAVPLSKLQHFRKLLEETGYRLTDRHHMSDLIPVVLKQEKSRIQGEISEQDVSVIFDGTSRLGEALAMVVRFVTCEWNIEQRLIKVQLLSKSLKGEEIARELIHTLSTEYSIGTDNLLAAMRDRAASNGVAMRTVKVLYPNLVDIGCFSHTIDRVGENFHTPILHEFGIAWVSMFSHSPKTKLLWKELTGKQMISYSPTRWWSRWEVYYQVMVHFGDVEPFLKNNEDLPSATRTKLLSFFTDDKKDKLQVELAAVIDYGEEFVKTTYKLEGDGPLVFTCYEIIDALQIAIKRIETRAPNTEAVINSVSKGSHTVKERLKQHAKTACSLVLHTLIDS; encoded by the coding sequence ATGGATGTAGTTAGAGAAATAGATTTATCCTCTGACTCTGATGTCAGCGAATCAAGTGACGTTGAGATACATGACAGCAGTAGCGACGTTTGCGGTGAATTGGCATCGAGTAGCAGCTGTACTTTGCTACAAACACACCAGAGGGAAGAGACTGAGAACGCAAGTGAAAGCGATATAAGTACCACACAGAAGAGAGCCCAGTCACTCTTGGATGTGCTGAAGTGCCCACAGCCATCTACTTTGGCGAGGAAACGAGCGATTACCACAAACAATCCTCCAGCTGGTAAACGTTCTTGTAAGAGTACAAACCAACGTAAAGCTGCAGCTAGCATTAAGCCAAAACAGCGGATTGATGAATTCAAAGGCGAACACCTGTGTGTATCTAGTGGGAAACTATTTTGCAATGCTTGCAGGGAGGAAGTTAATCTGAAAAAGAGCAGTGTAAAGAATCATATTCGATCTGTCAAACATAAGAATGGTAAGGATGCATTAAACACCAAGAATAAAAGAGAAAAAACCATTGCTGAAGCAATACAGCAACATAACAGTGAAGTACACCCTAGAGGGGAAACACTGCCAATGGAACAACAAGTACACCGTGTTAAAGTGGTAGAATCTTTTCTCAGAGCTGCAGTTCCGTTGAGCAAACTACAGCACTTCAGAAAACTGCTTGAAGAAACTGGATATCGTCTTACTGACAGGCACCACATGTCGGATTTGATCCCAGTAGTTTTGAAGCAAGAGAAAAGTAGAATACAAGGTGAGATTTCTGAACAAGATGTTTCAGTAATATTTGATGGCACTAGTCGATTGGGTGAAGCTCTTGCTATGGTAGTGCGTTTTGTTACTTGTGAGTGGAACATTGAACAGCGTCTTATCAAAGTGCAGCTGTTGTCGAAGAGCCTCAAAGGAGAAGAAATTGCTCGAGAGCTTATACACACTTTGTCTACAGAGTACAGTATTGGTACTGATAACCTCTTAGCAGCCATGAGAGATCGAGCAGCATCTAACGGTGTTGCTATGAGAACAGTTAAGGTGCTGTATCCTAATCTAGTTGATATAGGATGCTTTTCACACACAATTGACAGAGTGGGAGAAAATTTTCATACTCCAATACTTCATGAGTTTGGAATAGCTTGGGTGAGTATGTTTTCACACAGCCCTAAAACCAAACTGCTTTGGAAGGAACTAACAGGAAAGCAAATGATTTCCTACAGTCCTACAAGATGGTGGAGTCGGTGGGAAGTTTACTATCAGGTTATGGTACATTTTGGGGATGTGGAGCCATTTCTTAAGAATAATGAAGATCTTCCTTCTGCTACAAGAACCAAGCTGCTCTCGTTCTTCACTGATGACAAAAAGGACAAGCTTCAAGTTGAGTTAGCAGCTGTAATCGACTATGGTGAGGAGTTTGTTAAAACCACTTACAAGCTGGAAGGAGATGGTCCCTTGGTTTTTACATGCTATGAAATAATAGATGCTTTGCAAATCGCCATCAAAAGAATAGAAACCCGTGCTCCTAACACTGAGGCTGTGATCAACTCTGTATCAAAAGGGTCTCACACAGTTAAGGAAAGACTGAAACAGCATGCCAAAACTGCATGCAGCCTGGTATTGCATACTTTAATAGACAGCTAA
- the LOC136245011 gene encoding protein phosphatase 1D-like encodes MQRRKPNATIVCFSPTCNMQFDFSMVNSRYCIVGACSQGGRQTMEDVIKVEINTGEQACFLAVFDGHGGREAAQYTRDHLWDNIKSVSEYKSSEPQDICKAITTGFIQTHDGMRKVVSNWISKYDGYPSTSGTTASCVILRSVDSKLIYIANVGDSQVVIGRASSNCDETKLTAEVITKNHKPDDKEEARRIEELGGTLVKQNNGTTRVAWKRKRDPEGCSNACKKHCIESIPFLNMTRSIGDFWSVTETNDFLISPIPDVHMRYLDDKVKFLVIASDGLWDVMNSQEVVDEIARNTEIDDRRETIPHILIKKALNKWNERQCIADNVSVLIVFIY; translated from the coding sequence ATGCAACGACGGAAACCGAATGCCACAATTGTTTGTTTCAGCCCAACGTGCAACATGCAGTTTGATTTCTCAATGGTGAACTCAAGATATTGTATCGTGGGTGCTTGTAGCCAAGGAGGTCGCCAAACAATGGAAGATGTTATTAAAGTTGAAATAAACACTGGAGAACAAGCTTGCTTCTTAGCCGTTTTTGATGGCCATGGCGGAAGGGAAGCTGCCCAATATACCCGTGATCATCTTTGGGACAATATCAAGTCTGTAAGTGAATATAAAAGTAGCGAACCGCAAGATATTTGTAAGGCAATCACAACTGGATTTATTCAAACTCACGATGGAATGCGTAAGGTTGTAAGTAACTGGATTTCAAAATATGATGGATATCCCAGCACGTCTGGAACTACGGCCTCGTGCGTTATACTTCGAAGCGTAGACAGCAAATTGATATATATTGCTAATGTTGGCGACTCCCAAGTAGTCATAGGTAGAGCAAGTAGTAACTGTGATGAGACCAAACTAACAGCAGAGGTGATAACTAAAAACCACAAACCTGATGACAAGGAGGAGGCTAGGCGCATTGAAGAATTAGGAGGGACCTTGGTGAAGCAAAATAATGGCACCACAAGAGTTGCATGGAAAAGGAAGAGAGACCCAGAAGGTTGTAGCAATGCCTGCAAAAAACACTGCATTGAAAGCATCCCATTCCTCAACATGACCCGAAGTATTGGTGATTTTTGGAGTGTCACTGAGACTAATGATTTTCTGATTTCACCTATCCCTGATGTACACATGCGATACTTAGATGACAAGGTTAAGTTTTTGGTCATTGCAAGTGATGGACTGTGGGACGTAatgaactcacaagaagtaGTGGATGAGATTGCCAGGAACACTGAAATTGATGACCGTCGTGAAACTATTCCACACATATTAATTAAAAAAGCATTGAACAAATGGAACGAAAGGCAATGCATTGCTGATAATGTTTCTGTATTGATAGTATTCATTTATTGA